A genomic segment from Rahnella aceris encodes:
- a CDS encoding nucleotidyltransferase family protein, which produces MEQQIITWLREEPLHLLALTQARTQNLNDAWLAAGFVRNLVWDRLHGYVQATALNDIDVVYFNPLDCSPEADERYEHRLKAQSPDLPWSVKNQARMHERHGHAPYSSSAEAMSYWVEMETAIGARMNADGQIELNAPLGLDALFAFSITPNPRHAIPAVFAERISSKGWLTRWPKLRVKALTE; this is translated from the coding sequence ATGGAACAGCAAATCATCACCTGGCTCAGAGAGGAACCGCTTCATTTGCTGGCACTGACGCAGGCACGCACGCAAAATCTTAACGATGCCTGGCTGGCGGCGGGCTTTGTCCGCAATCTGGTCTGGGACCGGCTACACGGATATGTGCAGGCCACAGCACTCAATGATATCGACGTGGTGTATTTCAATCCGCTGGATTGCTCGCCGGAAGCTGACGAGCGCTATGAACATCGCCTGAAAGCGCAATCGCCCGACCTTCCCTGGTCTGTGAAAAATCAGGCCCGCATGCATGAGCGCCACGGCCATGCGCCCTATTCCTCCAGCGCCGAGGCGATGAGCTACTGGGTGGAAATGGAAACCGCTATCGGCGCAAGAATGAATGCTGACGGGCAAATTGAGCTGAATGCGCCGCTGGGACTGGATGCTTTGTTTGCTTTCAGTATTACGCCAAACCCGCGGCATGCGATCCCCGCAGTTTTTGCCGAGCGGATCAGCAGCAAAGGCTGGCTGACCCGGTGGCCGAAGCTCAGAGTGAAAGCGTTAACCGAATGA
- the gltX gene encoding glutamate--tRNA ligase — MKIKTRFAPSPTGYLHVGGARTALYSWLFARNLGGEFVLRIEDTDLERSTQAAIDAIMDGMNWLNLDWDEGPYFQTKRFDRYNAVIDEMLENGTAYKCYCSKERLEALREEQMANNEKPRYDGRCRDSHEHHAADEPCVVRFRNPQEGSVIFDDQIRGPIEFSNDELDDLIIRRTDGSPTYNFCVVVDDWDMEITHVIRGEDHINNTPRQINILKALGAPVPVYAHVSMILGDDGKKLSKRHGAVGVMQYRDDGYLPEALLNYLVRLGWSHGDQEIFSRDEMKALFSLENVSKSASAFNTEKLQWLNHHYINTMDPHYVATHLLWHVEQAGIETRNGPQLFEIVTLLGERCKTLKEMAESCRYFYEDFAEFDADAAKKHLRPVARQPLEVVRAKLAAITDWTAENIHHAIQGTADELEVGMGKVGMPLRVAVTGAGQSPGVDVTVHAIGQSRVLARIDMALAFIAERETQAQ, encoded by the coding sequence ATGAAAATCAAAACCCGTTTTGCCCCAAGCCCGACCGGCTATCTGCACGTCGGTGGCGCCCGTACCGCGCTCTATTCCTGGCTCTTTGCCCGCAACCTTGGCGGTGAGTTTGTGCTGCGTATCGAAGACACCGATCTCGAACGTTCCACTCAGGCAGCTATCGACGCGATTATGGATGGCATGAACTGGCTGAATCTGGACTGGGATGAAGGCCCGTATTTCCAGACCAAGCGTTTTGACCGTTATAACGCGGTGATTGATGAGATGCTGGAAAACGGCACGGCTTATAAATGCTATTGCTCTAAAGAACGTCTGGAAGCGCTGCGTGAAGAACAAATGGCAAATAACGAGAAGCCTCGTTATGACGGCCGCTGCCGCGACAGCCACGAACATCACGCTGCTGATGAGCCGTGTGTGGTGCGTTTTCGTAACCCGCAGGAAGGTTCTGTCATCTTTGACGATCAGATCCGCGGACCGATCGAATTCAGTAATGACGAGCTGGACGATCTGATCATCCGCCGTACCGACGGTTCGCCGACCTATAATTTCTGTGTCGTTGTCGATGACTGGGATATGGAAATCACCCACGTCATCCGTGGCGAAGATCATATCAACAATACGCCGCGTCAGATAAATATCCTGAAAGCGCTGGGCGCGCCAGTACCGGTTTACGCGCACGTTTCTATGATTCTGGGTGACGACGGTAAAAAACTGTCCAAACGCCACGGTGCGGTCGGCGTGATGCAATACCGTGATGACGGTTATCTGCCGGAAGCGCTGCTGAACTATCTGGTGCGTCTGGGCTGGTCTCATGGCGATCAGGAAATTTTCAGCCGCGACGAAATGAAAGCGCTGTTCTCACTGGAAAACGTCAGCAAATCTGCCAGTGCGTTTAACACTGAAAAACTGCAATGGCTGAACCATCACTACATTAACACGATGGATCCGCATTACGTGGCGACCCATCTGCTGTGGCATGTTGAGCAGGCGGGTATCGAAACCCGTAATGGTCCGCAGCTGTTTGAAATCGTGACCCTGTTGGGCGAACGTTGCAAGACGCTGAAAGAGATGGCGGAGTCCTGCCGTTACTTCTACGAAGATTTTGCAGAGTTTGATGCCGATGCGGCGAAGAAACACTTACGCCCGGTTGCACGTCAGCCGCTGGAAGTGGTTCGCGCCAAACTGGCTGCTATCACTGACTGGACCGCTGAAAACATTCACCATGCGATTCAGGGCACGGCGGATGAGCTGGAAGTAGGGATGGGTAAAGTTGGTATGCCACTGCGCGTTGCGGTAACGGGCGCAGGCCAGTCACCAGGTGTTGATGTCACCGTTCACGCTATCGGCCAGAGCCGTGTGCTGGCGCGTATCGATATGGCGTTAGCCTTTATTGCTGAGCGCGAAACACAAGCACAGTAA
- the eat gene encoding ethanolamine permease gives MQTTKVTPVLKRTLGSFKLWGIAVGLVISGEYFGWSYGWAQAGTLGFLITALVIAAMYCAFIFSFTELTTSIPHAGGPFAYAYRAFGPTGGFVAGFATLVEFVFAPPAIAMAIGAYLNVQFPSIEPKWVAVGAYLVFMALNILGVSIAATFELLVTLLAIFELLVFMGVVAPGFEMSNFVHGGWAGSDTFSPAAFSGIFAAIPFAIWFFLAIEGASMAAEEAKDPQRTIPKAFIGGILTLTVLALGVMLFAGGVGDWTKLSNINDPLPQAMKLIVGSNSGWLHMLVWLGLFGLIASFHGIIMGYSRQIFALARAGYLPKRLASVNARFQTPHLGIIAGGVVGIAAIFSDSLIVIGGQPLTANIVTMSVFGAIVMYIISMAALFKLRRSEPNLIRPFRAPLYPFAPALALVLAVVCLIAMIYYNTLLFLIFAAMMLLAYAWFRITHQSRTDAAEDPQLRGLRPVPAKSSK, from the coding sequence ATGCAAACCACGAAAGTCACACCTGTTTTAAAACGTACACTGGGGAGTTTTAAACTTTGGGGCATTGCCGTCGGGCTGGTTATCTCCGGCGAATATTTTGGCTGGAGTTACGGCTGGGCGCAGGCAGGCACACTGGGCTTTCTTATCACTGCTCTGGTGATAGCGGCTATGTATTGCGCCTTTATTTTCAGCTTTACCGAACTCACTACGTCGATTCCGCACGCGGGCGGTCCTTTTGCTTACGCTTACCGTGCGTTCGGGCCAACGGGCGGATTTGTCGCGGGTTTCGCAACGCTGGTGGAATTTGTTTTTGCGCCGCCTGCTATCGCGATGGCGATCGGGGCGTATCTCAATGTGCAGTTCCCGTCGATTGAGCCGAAATGGGTGGCTGTTGGCGCGTATCTGGTATTTATGGCGCTCAATATTCTCGGCGTCAGTATCGCCGCCACCTTTGAACTGCTGGTCACGTTGCTGGCAATTTTTGAATTGCTGGTCTTTATGGGCGTGGTGGCGCCGGGCTTTGAAATGTCGAACTTTGTTCACGGTGGATGGGCGGGCAGCGACACTTTCAGTCCCGCAGCCTTTTCCGGTATTTTTGCAGCCATTCCTTTTGCCATCTGGTTTTTCCTGGCGATAGAAGGTGCCTCAATGGCCGCTGAAGAGGCGAAAGATCCGCAGCGTACCATTCCGAAAGCTTTTATCGGCGGCATTCTGACTCTGACCGTTCTGGCGCTCGGCGTGATGTTGTTTGCCGGTGGTGTGGGCGACTGGACCAAGCTGTCGAATATCAACGACCCGTTACCGCAGGCCATGAAACTGATTGTCGGCAGCAACAGTGGCTGGCTGCACATGCTGGTCTGGCTGGGGCTTTTTGGCCTGATTGCCTCTTTCCACGGCATTATCATGGGGTATTCCCGTCAGATCTTCGCGCTGGCCCGGGCAGGTTATTTGCCTAAACGACTGGCCAGCGTCAACGCCCGTTTCCAGACACCGCATCTTGGTATTATCGCGGGGGGCGTTGTTGGCATCGCGGCTATTTTCTCGGATTCACTGATCGTGATTGGCGGCCAGCCACTGACGGCCAATATCGTGACAATGTCGGTCTTTGGCGCCATTGTGATGTACATCATTTCGATGGCTGCATTGTTTAAACTCCGCCGCAGCGAACCGAATTTAATCCGTCCGTTCCGTGCGCCGCTCTATCCTTTTGCACCTGCTCTGGCGCTGGTGCTGGCAGTCGTCTGTCTGATCGCTATGATTTACTACAACACCTTACTGTTTTTGATCTTCGCCGCCATGATGTTGCTGGCGTATGCCTGGTTCCGTATCACCCATCAGTCGCGGACTGATGCTGCGGAAGATCCGCAATTACGTGGCCTGCGCCCGGTTCCCGCTAAAAGCAGCAAATAA
- the eutC gene encoding ethanolamine ammonia-lyase subunit EutC: protein MNKEKEQGLSPLVHSNPWETLRQFTAARIALGRTGSSLPTDELLRFGLAHAQARDAVHQPFDSQKLEPELYALGLETLTVASAAPDRATYLCRPDLGRKLSESSRQALLRLAPEPADVVLVIADGLSSKAVHRQAVPLIAALLPYLRTLELKIGPVVLAHQSRVALGDDIAQVMKAKAVAILIGERPGLSSPDSLGIYMTWGPHSKRLESERNCISNVRPEGLNYPQAAFKLAWLLEQSFHRQLSGVNLKDESDNPALHNKVVPMFKLE, encoded by the coding sequence ATGAATAAAGAAAAAGAGCAGGGATTATCGCCGCTGGTGCATAGCAACCCGTGGGAAACTCTGCGTCAGTTTACGGCCGCACGTATCGCGCTGGGACGTACCGGTTCGAGTCTGCCCACCGATGAGCTGCTGCGATTTGGTTTAGCCCATGCGCAGGCGCGTGATGCCGTGCATCAGCCCTTTGACAGCCAGAAGCTCGAACCCGAACTTTACGCGCTGGGGCTGGAAACGCTGACCGTTGCCAGCGCTGCACCGGACAGGGCGACCTATCTGTGTCGTCCTGATCTTGGCCGCAAGTTGTCAGAAAGCAGCCGTCAGGCCTTGCTGCGTCTGGCGCCGGAGCCTGCCGACGTGGTGCTGGTCATCGCTGACGGTTTGTCATCGAAAGCCGTGCACCGGCAGGCCGTACCGCTGATTGCGGCGTTATTGCCCTATCTGCGCACGCTGGAGCTGAAAATCGGGCCTGTGGTGCTGGCGCATCAGTCGCGGGTGGCACTGGGCGATGATATTGCGCAGGTGATGAAAGCGAAGGCGGTAGCGATTTTGATCGGAGAACGTCCGGGATTGTCATCTCCCGACAGTTTAGGCATTTACATGACCTGGGGGCCCCATTCCAAAAGACTGGAATCGGAACGAAATTGTATTTCCAATGTGCGGCCGGAAGGGCTGAATTATCCGCAGGCGGCTTTTAAACTCGCCTGGCTGCTCGAACAATCTTTCCATCGCCAGTTGTCGGGCGTCAATCTGAAAGATGAAAGCGATAATCCGGCGCTACACAATAAGGTCGTGCCGATGTTTAAACTGGAGTAG
- a CDS encoding FlxA-like family protein has protein sequence MTTISATSSSVSSASTSDSGSASQIAKLTKQITKLTEQLKNVGNSGGDTDEVKQQQELLQQQIEMLQQQIAQIQQQQAQKALQQQQQQQADAEMKKDEGVNKPSETNAVDIYV, from the coding sequence ATGACGACTATCAGCGCGACCAGCAGTTCGGTAAGCTCTGCGTCCACCAGCGACTCAGGCAGTGCCAGCCAGATTGCAAAGCTGACTAAGCAGATTACCAAACTGACTGAGCAGCTCAAAAACGTGGGCAATTCAGGCGGCGATACTGACGAAGTTAAGCAACAGCAAGAACTCCTGCAGCAGCAAATCGAAATGCTGCAACAGCAGATCGCGCAGATTCAACAGCAGCAGGCTCAGAAAGCACTTCAGCAACAGCAGCAACAACAAGCTGACGCTGAAATGAAGAAAGACGAAGGCGTGAATAAGCCTTCAGAAACCAACGCAGTCGATATCTACGTATAA
- a CDS encoding ethanolamine ammonia-lyase subunit EutB — protein MFQTTLSHRRYQFKDLRELMAKASPARSGDYLAEVAAASAEERMAAKMALADVPLKTFLQQLLVPYEDDEVTRLIVDTHDVAAFAAISHLTVGDFRDWLLSEKTDSVVLAAVARGITPEMAAAVSKLMRNQDLILVAKKCRVITQFRNTIGLPGHMSVRLQPNHPTDNLQGIAASMLDGLLYGSGDAVIGINPASDSLPLLENLNYMLDDIITRFEIPTQSCVLTHVTNTIKLVERGAPVDLVFQSIAGTEAANSGFGINLALLAEAQQAALSLKRGTLGDNVMYFETGQGSCLSANAHFGVDQQTCEARAYAIARHFSPLLINTVVGFIGPEYLYDGKQIIRAGLEDHFCGKLLGVPLGCDVCYTNHAEADQDDMDTLLTLLGTAGLTFLIGVPGADDIMLNYQSTSFHDALYIRELLGLKHAPEFAVWLEKMKIIDPQGVLQDTRASHPLLRQLPQLS, from the coding sequence ATGTTTCAGACGACATTAAGTCACCGAAGGTATCAGTTTAAGGATTTACGCGAACTGATGGCAAAGGCGTCGCCCGCACGGTCGGGCGACTATCTGGCTGAAGTGGCTGCCGCCAGCGCTGAAGAGCGCATGGCGGCAAAAATGGCACTGGCTGATGTGCCGCTCAAAACCTTCCTGCAACAATTGCTGGTGCCGTATGAGGACGATGAAGTCACGCGGTTGATTGTCGATACTCATGATGTCGCGGCGTTTGCCGCGATTTCGCATCTCACCGTCGGGGATTTCCGCGACTGGTTGTTGAGTGAAAAAACCGACAGCGTTGTGCTGGCAGCCGTCGCCCGCGGGATCACGCCCGAAATGGCGGCTGCCGTCAGCAAACTGATGCGCAATCAGGATCTGATCCTGGTGGCTAAAAAATGCCGGGTGATTACTCAATTCCGCAATACTATCGGGCTGCCGGGGCACATGAGCGTGCGCCTGCAACCGAACCATCCGACCGATAATTTACAGGGCATTGCTGCCAGTATGCTCGACGGTTTGTTATATGGCTCCGGCGACGCGGTGATTGGCATTAATCCTGCCAGCGACAGCTTACCGCTGCTGGAAAACCTCAATTACATGCTTGATGACATCATTACGCGCTTTGAAATTCCCACGCAGTCCTGTGTTCTGACGCATGTCACTAACACCATCAAACTGGTGGAGCGCGGCGCACCGGTTGATCTGGTGTTTCAGTCGATAGCGGGAACTGAAGCGGCGAACAGCGGGTTTGGTATCAATCTGGCGCTGCTGGCGGAAGCGCAACAGGCGGCGCTCAGTCTTAAGCGTGGCACGCTCGGCGACAACGTGATGTATTTCGAAACCGGGCAGGGCAGTTGTTTATCTGCCAATGCGCATTTTGGGGTCGATCAGCAAACCTGTGAGGCGCGTGCGTACGCCATCGCCCGCCATTTTTCACCGCTGCTGATTAACACCGTGGTGGGGTTTATCGGCCCGGAGTATTTGTATGACGGTAAACAAATTATCCGTGCGGGTCTGGAAGACCATTTCTGCGGCAAACTGCTGGGCGTGCCGCTGGGCTGCGATGTCTGTTATACCAATCATGCAGAAGCCGATCAGGATGATATGGATACCTTGCTGACGCTGCTCGGCACTGCCGGGCTGACGTTCCTGATTGGCGTACCGGGCGCGGATGACATCATGCTCAATTATCAGAGCACTTCTTTCCATGACGCGTTATACATCCGTGAATTACTCGGGCTGAAACATGCGCCGGAATTTGCCGTATGGCTGGAGAAAATGAAAATTATCGATCCGCAGGGCGTCTTGCAGGATACCCGGGCGTCCCATCCGTTACTGCGTCAGTTGCCGCAACTGAGCTGA
- a CDS encoding formate/nitrite transporter family protein: protein MSLYSPKEIASIAVTAGVNKSRATVLNLLILGFLAGAFIATGFLLDLHVIGTLPASWGSFSNLLGAAVFPVGIILTVLAGGELLTGNMMTLPIAWFARQISLYAVLRNWFWVTVANLLGSLAVAYFFGHVLGLTEGAFLSKTVATATAKVNADFMHAFISGIGCNWLVCLAIWLAFASKEVGGKVIGMWFPVMAFVAIGFQHVVANMFIVPAAIFAGALSWSEYLPNFVAVFLGNAVGGAGFVGLMYFLAYRPTVETPATEQR, encoded by the coding sequence ATGTCCTTGTATTCACCTAAAGAAATCGCATCCATCGCCGTCACAGCGGGCGTTAATAAAAGCCGCGCCACCGTGTTGAATTTGTTAATTTTGGGCTTTCTGGCTGGCGCATTCATCGCCACCGGTTTCCTTCTGGATCTGCATGTAATAGGGACATTACCTGCATCCTGGGGTTCATTCAGTAACTTGCTTGGCGCTGCCGTCTTCCCGGTAGGCATCATTCTGACCGTGTTAGCAGGGGGAGAACTGCTGACCGGTAATATGATGACCTTACCTATCGCCTGGTTCGCGCGTCAGATCAGCCTTTACGCGGTGCTGCGTAACTGGTTCTGGGTCACTGTCGCTAACCTGCTGGGCAGCCTGGCAGTGGCCTATTTCTTCGGCCACGTTCTGGGGCTGACGGAAGGCGCTTTCCTGAGCAAAACGGTGGCAACCGCCACCGCGAAGGTCAACGCAGACTTCATGCATGCGTTCATTTCCGGTATCGGCTGTAACTGGCTGGTGTGTCTGGCAATCTGGCTGGCCTTCGCCAGCAAAGAAGTTGGCGGCAAAGTGATCGGCATGTGGTTCCCGGTTATGGCGTTCGTGGCCATCGGCTTCCAGCACGTGGTAGCAAATATGTTTATCGTGCCTGCGGCAATCTTTGCCGGTGCGCTGAGCTGGTCAGAATACCTGCCTAACTTCGTGGCCGTGTTCCTCGGTAACGCCGTAGGTGGTGCGGGCTTCGTTGGCCTGATGTATTTCCTGGCCTACCGCCCGACCGTTGAAACACCGGCAACTGAACAACGTTAA